One genomic window of Cellulophaga sp. Hel_I_12 includes the following:
- a CDS encoding homoserine kinase has protein sequence MKANEIRVFCPATIANVSCGFDVLGLALDAVGDEMVVRKTSEKGIKITKLTGQDLPTDTLQNVAGVAGLALLAESGYQGGFEIEIYKKIKAGSGIGSSAASAAGAVWAMNELIGKPFSPLQLVKFAMEGERLASGVAHADNVAPALFGGFTLVRSYHPLDIVKINTPSELFATVIHPQIEIKTSDSRRILKTTISLEDGIKQWGNVGGLIAGLFTEDFDLIGRSLEDHIIEPIRSILIPGFDAVKQKALETGALGSGISGSGPSIFALSKGEAMAQKVGQAMTEVYEKIGIDYDVHVSKINTDGIKQIS, from the coding sequence ATGAAAGCAAATGAAATACGTGTTTTTTGCCCTGCAACTATAGCCAATGTATCTTGTGGCTTTGATGTACTTGGCTTGGCTTTAGATGCCGTTGGTGATGAAATGGTAGTTCGAAAAACAAGCGAAAAAGGAATTAAAATAACCAAACTCACGGGACAGGATTTACCAACCGATACCTTACAAAATGTGGCCGGCGTTGCCGGATTGGCATTACTAGCGGAAAGCGGGTACCAGGGTGGTTTCGAAATAGAAATCTATAAAAAAATTAAAGCTGGTAGCGGTATTGGCAGTAGTGCAGCAAGTGCGGCAGGTGCAGTTTGGGCCATGAATGAATTAATTGGAAAACCCTTTTCTCCCTTACAACTTGTGAAGTTTGCTATGGAAGGGGAACGTTTAGCTAGTGGTGTTGCCCATGCCGATAATGTGGCTCCTGCCCTATTTGGTGGTTTTACTTTGGTTCGCAGTTATCATCCCTTAGATATTGTAAAAATTAACACTCCTAGCGAATTGTTTGCCACTGTTATTCACCCCCAAATTGAAATAAAAACATCGGACTCAAGGCGTATTTTAAAAACAACGATTTCTTTAGAAGATGGTATTAAGCAGTGGGGCAATGTCGGCGGCTTAATCGCAGGACTTTTTACGGAAGATTTTGACTTAATTGGTCGCTCCTTAGAGGATCACATTATAGAACCCATACGATCTATCTTGATTCCTGGCTTTGATGCCGTTAAGCAAAAGGCGCTAGAGACAGGTGCTTTAGGTAGTGGTATTTCGGGCTCAGGTCCTTCCATTTTTGCGCTGAGTAAAGGAGAAGCAATGGCTCAAAAAGTAGGGCAAGCTATGACAGAGGTATATGAAAAGATAGGTATTGATTATGATGTTCATGTTTCTAAAATAAATACGGATGGCATAAAGCAAATATCATGA
- the gcvT gene encoding glycine cleavage system aminomethyltransferase GcvT codes for MKNTALTKVHEKLGAKLVPFAGFNMPVSYEGVNIEHETVRNAVGVFDVSHMGEFLISGPKALDLIQKVSSNDASKLEIGKAQYSCLPNEIGGIVDDLIIYKIKEEQYLLVVNASNIEKDWNHISHYNDSIKAEMRNLSEDYALLAIQGPKAIEAMQSLTSVDLSAIKFYTFKIADFAGIDHVIISATGYTGSGGFEIYCKNDQVAHIWAKVFEAGAAFGIKPIGLAARDTLRLEMGYCLYGNDINDSTSPLEAGLGWVTKFNKDFVNSENLEKEKEAGSKRKLIAFELDERGIPRHDYEIVDEHGSSIGIVTSGTMSPSLGKGIGLGYVTTDKSSLGSKIYIQIRKNAIPATIVKPPFYKK; via the coding sequence ATGAAAAATACGGCATTAACAAAAGTACATGAAAAATTAGGGGCCAAATTAGTGCCATTTGCTGGGTTTAATATGCCAGTTTCATACGAAGGAGTGAACATTGAGCATGAAACAGTACGCAATGCTGTTGGTGTTTTTGATGTTTCACACATGGGTGAATTTTTAATTAGTGGGCCCAAAGCTTTAGATTTAATTCAAAAAGTAAGTTCTAACGATGCCTCAAAGTTAGAAATTGGCAAAGCACAGTACAGTTGTTTACCTAATGAAATTGGCGGTATTGTTGATGATTTAATTATTTATAAGATTAAAGAAGAACAGTATTTATTGGTCGTTAATGCCTCGAATATTGAAAAAGATTGGAATCATATTTCACACTATAATGACAGTATCAAGGCAGAGATGCGCAATCTTTCCGAAGACTATGCGCTTTTAGCCATACAAGGGCCAAAAGCTATTGAAGCCATGCAATCTTTAACTTCAGTGGATTTGTCAGCGATTAAATTTTATACGTTTAAAATTGCTGATTTTGCAGGAATTGATCACGTGATAATTTCTGCAACTGGCTACACTGGTTCTGGCGGATTTGAAATTTATTGTAAAAATGATCAAGTAGCACACATCTGGGCTAAGGTTTTTGAAGCTGGTGCAGCATTCGGAATCAAACCTATTGGCCTGGCAGCTAGAGATACTTTACGTTTAGAAATGGGCTATTGCTTGTATGGCAATGATATTAACGACAGCACCTCACCGCTTGAAGCTGGATTGGGATGGGTTACAAAATTTAATAAAGATTTCGTGAATAGCGAAAATCTTGAAAAAGAAAAAGAAGCAGGTTCTAAAAGAAAATTAATTGCTTTTGAATTAGATGAAAGAGGAATTCCACGACATGATTATGAAATTGTAGATGAACATGGAAGCTCCATTGGTATCGTTACTTCAGGAACGATGTCGCCATCATTAGGGAAAGGTATTGGTTTGGGCTACGTAACTACCGATAAATCTTCATTGGGGAGTAAAATTTACATTCAAATTAGAAAAAATGCGATTCCAGCAACCATAGTTAAACCTCCTTTTTATAAAAAATAA
- a CDS encoding DUF4126 domain-containing protein, with product MTTETILSIFLGIGLAASVGFRVFLPLFALSLASYFNLWELNHSWQWIGSLAAVITFGVATLLEIFAYFIPWFDNLLDGVSVPLAAIAGTAVMVSTVANLDPLVTWSLAIIAGGGTATAIKGASATSRLASTATTGGLANPIVATVETGTAIVVTTASLFAPVFAIILVIIILTVIFWIYRKLRPRKTKL from the coding sequence ATGACCACGGAGACTATTTTAAGCATTTTTTTAGGTATTGGATTAGCAGCTTCAGTGGGTTTTCGCGTTTTTTTACCCTTATTTGCCCTTAGTTTGGCGTCGTATTTTAACCTATGGGAGCTAAACCATAGTTGGCAATGGATCGGTAGTTTGGCAGCAGTAATCACTTTTGGGGTAGCGACCCTACTAGAAATTTTCGCCTACTTTATTCCTTGGTTTGATAACCTACTCGATGGCGTTTCGGTGCCATTAGCGGCAATTGCAGGAACAGCAGTTATGGTATCAACCGTGGCAAATTTAGATCCTTTGGTAACCTGGTCTTTGGCCATTATTGCTGGTGGCGGTACAGCTACTGCTATTAAAGGGGCATCTGCGACAAGTAGATTAGCTTCGACGGCTACAACAGGAGGTCTAGCCAACCCAATAGTGGCAACAGTAGAAACAGGTACGGCCATTGTGGTCACTACAGCGTCTTTATTTGCACCCGTTTTCGCCATCATTTTGGTGATTATAATTTTAACTGTAATTTTCTGGATCTATAGAAAATTGCGCCCAAGAAAAACGAAACTATAA
- a CDS encoding HAD family hydrolase — MEIDYKRIKVIGFDADDTLWVNETYFREAEEKFASLLEGYETKNKIDQELFKVEIENLKLYGYGIKGFMLSMIESALDLSNNKVPQKTIAKILEIGKEMISHPVELLPDVQQVLEALSKKYRLIVLTKGDLLDQERKLERSNLLHYFHHVEVLSDKKELNYQNLLAHLEVPFDEFLMVGNSLKSDVLPLVNIGAKAIHVPFHTTWQHEEVHENDTNGKTYQTINGLKELLKFL, encoded by the coding sequence ATGGAAATAGATTACAAGCGTATAAAAGTTATTGGTTTTGATGCTGATGATACCCTTTGGGTGAATGAAACCTATTTTAGAGAAGCCGAAGAAAAATTTGCAAGCTTACTAGAGGGCTATGAAACCAAAAATAAGATAGATCAAGAACTTTTTAAAGTAGAAATTGAAAACTTAAAACTTTACGGATACGGCATTAAAGGCTTTATGCTTTCGATGATCGAATCGGCTTTAGATTTGTCGAACAATAAAGTACCTCAAAAAACAATAGCAAAAATTCTAGAAATCGGTAAAGAGATGATTTCACATCCCGTAGAATTACTACCTGATGTGCAACAGGTATTAGAAGCCCTCTCTAAAAAGTACCGATTAATAGTCCTTACCAAAGGAGATTTATTAGATCAAGAACGCAAATTAGAACGTTCTAATTTGTTGCACTATTTTCATCACGTAGAAGTGTTGAGTGATAAAAAAGAACTTAATTATCAAAATTTATTGGCACATTTAGAAGTGCCTTTCGATGAATTTTTAATGGTTGGGAACTCCCTAAAATCAGACGTTTTGCCCTTAGTAAATATCGGGGCAAAAGCCATTCATGTGCCTTTTCATACTACATGGCAGCACGAAGAGGTACATGAAAATGATACCAATGGAAAAACGTATCAAACTATAAATGGATTAAAAGAACTTTTAAAATTTTTGTAA
- a CDS encoding aminopeptidase P family protein codes for MKLNIVIFLAILIGLMGYAQDLPTDYLPSDFHKDRREKVRALMPENSVTVLFANAERNRANDVDYIYHQDPDFYYLTGYKEPNSVLVLYSDDQIDENGNTYNEQIFVQKRDARSEQWNGKRLGVEGVKDKLGFKMAFNAEEFVSAPIDFKSFDTLLFYNFENDYRDGSENADLYDLIKAFKKKAYYPENYDERKQQLYTTIKATEVENSANVAQTLGRYLNRYEDLQKDPLLSGYMNAKDDNLRKEFKDKISLELQTSNLNSFMLGEIMSSLRETKTKDELRLLKKAIEISAVGQIEMMKAMHPNMSESEIQGVHEYVYKKYGAEYEGYPSIVGGGNNGCILHYIENTKTTVGNDLVLMDLGAEYHGYTADVTRTIPANGTFTPEQKAIYNIVYEAQEAGIEASRVGAPFQAPGRAASEVVAAGLIKLGIISEISQARTYFPHGTSHYLGLDVHDKGTFGPFKPNTIITVEPGIYIPEGSDCDKKWWGIAVRIEDDILITDEGPVNLSAMAPRTIASIEAMMLKSSPLDAFKLPKLD; via the coding sequence ATGAAACTAAACATTGTTATCTTTTTAGCTATTTTAATCGGCTTAATGGGTTATGCTCAAGATCTTCCAACAGATTATTTGCCTTCAGATTTTCACAAAGATAGGCGCGAAAAAGTCCGAGCTTTAATGCCAGAAAATAGTGTCACTGTTCTCTTTGCAAATGCAGAACGAAATCGTGCCAATGATGTAGATTATATCTATCATCAAGATCCCGACTTTTACTATCTTACAGGCTATAAAGAGCCAAATTCTGTTTTGGTTCTGTATAGTGATGATCAGATCGACGAAAATGGAAATACCTACAATGAACAAATTTTCGTTCAAAAAAGAGATGCTAGATCAGAGCAATGGAATGGTAAAAGACTAGGTGTTGAAGGCGTAAAAGATAAACTTGGGTTTAAAATGGCTTTTAATGCTGAGGAATTTGTAAGCGCTCCAATAGACTTCAAATCGTTTGATACTCTGCTTTTTTACAATTTTGAAAATGATTACCGAGATGGTTCAGAAAATGCTGATTTATATGACTTAATAAAGGCATTTAAGAAAAAAGCCTATTATCCTGAAAATTATGATGAACGAAAACAACAGCTGTACACGACCATTAAAGCTACTGAAGTAGAAAATAGCGCTAATGTTGCGCAAACCTTAGGGCGTTATTTAAACCGATATGAAGATTTACAAAAGGACCCACTTTTGTCTGGATATATGAACGCTAAGGATGATAACTTAAGAAAAGAGTTTAAAGATAAAATTTCTCTTGAATTACAAACTAGCAATCTAAATTCTTTTATGTTGGGTGAAATTATGAGCTCTTTGAGAGAAACCAAAACTAAAGATGAATTAAGATTATTAAAAAAAGCCATCGAAATTTCAGCGGTTGGGCAAATAGAAATGATGAAAGCTATGCATCCAAACATGTCAGAATCAGAGATTCAAGGCGTTCATGAATATGTGTATAAAAAGTATGGTGCTGAATATGAGGGGTATCCTTCTATCGTTGGTGGCGGAAATAATGGATGTATTCTTCATTATATTGAGAATACTAAAACGACGGTAGGGAATGATTTGGTTTTAATGGATTTAGGTGCTGAGTATCATGGGTATACGGCTGATGTCACAAGAACTATTCCTGCCAATGGCACTTTTACACCAGAGCAAAAAGCCATTTACAACATTGTTTATGAGGCACAAGAAGCAGGGATAGAGGCGAGTAGGGTTGGAGCTCCGTTTCAAGCGCCGGGTAGAGCCGCTTCAGAAGTGGTGGCGGCAGGCCTTATCAAACTAGGAATTATTTCTGAAATTTCACAGGCAAGAACGTATTTTCCGCATGGTACTTCGCATTATTTGGGTTTAGATGTACATGACAAGGGAACTTTCGGTCCTTTCAAACCCAATACGATCATCACTGTCGAGCCAGGTATTTATATCCCTGAAGGTAGTGATTGTGATAAAAAATGGTGGGGAATTGCCGTGAGAATAGAGGACGATATTCTCATTACTGATGAAGGTCCAGTTAATTTGTCGGCTATGGCCCCTAGAACGATAGCCTCTATAGAGGCCATGATGCTGAAATCTAGTCCGTTAGATGCTTTTAAATTGCCTAAATTAGATTAG
- a CDS encoding iron-containing alcohol dehydrogenase family protein, which yields MQYRNFPMVPRVVFGNGSFHQLGEILMPKRKNSDAPFIFFVDAVFEGQTLSQQIPLLFNDQIIFISSEEEPKTNQIDVLVKKIKDSYSELPSGIIGIGGGTLLDVAKAVAIMLTNEGSAEAYQGWDLVKKPAIYHVGIPTISGTGAEVSRTTVLMGPEKKLGINSDYTPFDQVVLDPNLTQGVPKDQWFYTGMDCYIHCIESLTGTYLNAFSQSYGEKALDLCKEVYLEDIKAEDSRDKLMMASWHGGMSIAYSQVGVAHAMSYGLSYVLGIKHGIGNCLVFQHLEEFYPEGVKLFKKMQEKHQITLPKGVCAHLSEEQFNSMLNVSFGLVPLWENALGKDWKTIMTRERLLALFKKI from the coding sequence ATGCAGTATAGGAATTTTCCAATGGTGCCCAGAGTGGTTTTTGGTAATGGTAGTTTTCACCAATTGGGTGAAATACTCATGCCGAAACGCAAAAACTCTGATGCTCCTTTTATATTTTTTGTGGATGCCGTATTCGAAGGGCAAACTTTGAGTCAGCAAATTCCCTTGTTATTTAATGATCAAATTATTTTTATTTCATCTGAGGAAGAGCCTAAAACGAATCAGATTGATGTATTAGTAAAAAAAATAAAGGATAGTTACTCTGAATTACCTTCAGGAATTATTGGTATTGGTGGCGGTACTTTGTTAGATGTGGCAAAGGCAGTGGCTATTATGCTCACCAACGAAGGCAGTGCTGAAGCATACCAGGGTTGGGATTTAGTAAAAAAACCTGCTATTTACCATGTGGGTATCCCGACTATTAGTGGCACTGGGGCAGAGGTTTCAAGGACTACCGTGTTGATGGGGCCTGAGAAAAAATTAGGCATCAATTCGGACTATACCCCTTTTGATCAAGTGGTTTTAGACCCTAATTTAACGCAGGGCGTTCCAAAAGACCAATGGTTTTATACGGGAATGGACTGCTATATTCACTGTATAGAATCGCTTACCGGTACGTATTTAAATGCCTTTAGTCAGAGTTACGGGGAAAAAGCTTTAGACTTATGTAAAGAGGTGTATCTAGAAGACATAAAGGCGGAGGATTCAAGAGATAAATTAATGATGGCCTCTTGGCATGGGGGTATGAGTATTGCCTATTCACAAGTAGGAGTTGCCCACGCCATGAGTTACGGTTTGTCTTATGTTTTAGGCATAAAACACGGCATTGGCAACTGTTTGGTATTTCAACATTTAGAGGAATTTTATCCAGAAGGTGTTAAACTATTCAAAAAGATGCAAGAAAAACACCAAATTACTTTACCAAAAGGAGTTTGTGCCCACCTTAGCGAAGAGCAATTTAATAGTATGCTCAACGTTTCTTTTGGTCTTGTGCCCTTATGGGAAAATGCTTTGGGCAAAGATTGGAAAACAATCATGACAAGAGAACGATTGTTGGCCTTGTTTAAGAAGATTTAA
- a CDS encoding YebC/PmpR family DNA-binding transcriptional regulator, translating into MGRAFEFRKARKMKRWSAMSKAFTRIGKDIVMAVKDGGPDPDTNSRLRAVIQNAKAVNMPKDNVERAIKRASDKSLGDFKEVLFEGYAPHGIAVLVETATDNNTRTVANVRSYFNKCNGSLGTSGSVEFMFDHTCNFRVPAEGLDPEELELEMIDFGAEEVFADDDGILIYGAFESFGAIQKELESRDLEILSSGFERIPQVTKALTEEEAADVEKLLEKLEEDDDVQNVYHSMQE; encoded by the coding sequence ATGGGAAGAGCTTTTGAGTTTAGAAAGGCGCGTAAAATGAAACGTTGGTCAGCCATGTCAAAGGCCTTTACACGTATCGGGAAAGATATTGTAATGGCCGTAAAAGATGGCGGTCCAGACCCAGATACTAATTCTAGACTACGAGCAGTCATCCAAAATGCTAAGGCAGTAAACATGCCTAAAGACAATGTGGAGCGTGCTATTAAACGTGCTAGCGATAAAAGCTTAGGTGATTTTAAAGAAGTACTTTTTGAGGGCTATGCCCCACACGGAATTGCCGTGCTGGTAGAAACGGCTACTGATAATAACACAAGAACGGTGGCAAATGTGCGTAGTTATTTTAACAAATGTAACGGTAGTTTAGGCACTTCGGGTTCGGTAGAATTTATGTTCGACCATACCTGTAATTTTAGAGTTCCGGCCGAAGGTTTAGATCCTGAGGAGTTAGAATTAGAAATGATTGATTTTGGAGCCGAGGAGGTTTTTGCAGATGATGATGGAATTTTAATATACGGAGCGTTCGAAAGTTTTGGTGCTATTCAGAAAGAGTTAGAGTCAAGAGATTTAGAAATTTTATCATCTGGATTTGAGCGTATCCCGCAAGTTACCAAAGCGCTTACCGAAGAAGAAGCTGCTGATGTTGAGAAATTATTAGAAAAATTAGAAGAAGATGATGATGTACAAAACGTATATCATTCGATGCAGGAGTAA
- the thrC gene encoding threonine synthase: MNFYSLNQKAPKVSFKEAVINGIAPDRGLYFPEQIRPLPAVFFDTIENLSKFDIAFTAIRQFVHEDIDDKTLKEIVKDVLDFDFPLVSITENSASLELFHGPTLAFKDVGARFMAQCLGHFSQENTQEITVLVATSGDTGGAVANGFLGVDGVKVVILYPSGKVSDIQEKQLTTLGKNITALEVDGTFDDCQTMVKTAFLDAEITSTKQLTSANSINVARWLPQLFYFLFAYKDTKSKKKDLVFSIPSGNFGNICAGMIAQQLGMPVKHFIAATNVNDVVPRFMQTGRYEPKPSKATISNAMDVGDPSNFVRIRHIYDNDTTKLSANLSSYTFSDAQTREAMLELYTQYGYVADPHGAVGYLGLKKYQEQHPDTFGIFLETAHPVKFLETVEATINEKIAIPEKILKQMNRKKKSIKIATYNEMKQFLLQ, encoded by the coding sequence ATGAATTTTTACAGTTTAAACCAAAAAGCTCCAAAAGTATCTTTTAAAGAAGCCGTAATTAACGGAATTGCTCCTGATCGCGGGTTGTACTTTCCGGAACAAATAAGGCCTTTACCAGCTGTTTTTTTTGATACTATTGAAAATTTATCAAAATTTGATATTGCATTTACGGCCATTCGCCAATTTGTTCATGAAGATATTGATGATAAAACCTTAAAAGAAATCGTAAAGGACGTTCTAGATTTTGATTTCCCTTTGGTTTCGATCACCGAAAATAGTGCCAGTTTAGAACTTTTTCATGGTCCAACACTCGCATTTAAAGATGTTGGCGCCCGATTTATGGCACAGTGTTTAGGTCATTTTTCACAAGAGAATACCCAAGAAATTACGGTACTTGTAGCCACTTCTGGCGATACGGGCGGCGCTGTTGCCAATGGTTTTTTAGGGGTCGATGGGGTTAAAGTGGTGATTCTATATCCAAGTGGCAAAGTAAGTGATATCCAAGAAAAACAGTTAACCACCTTAGGAAAAAATATTACCGCTCTAGAAGTCGATGGTACTTTTGACGATTGCCAAACCATGGTGAAAACGGCATTTTTAGATGCAGAAATTACAAGTACAAAACAATTAACCTCTGCAAATTCTATTAACGTGGCACGCTGGTTACCACAGTTGTTTTACTTTTTATTTGCCTATAAAGACACTAAATCAAAGAAAAAGGACTTGGTTTTTTCTATTCCAAGTGGAAATTTTGGTAATATTTGTGCTGGAATGATAGCGCAACAGTTAGGAATGCCTGTAAAACATTTTATAGCAGCCACGAATGTAAATGATGTGGTACCCAGATTTATGCAAACCGGTAGGTACGAACCAAAGCCGTCGAAGGCAACAATTTCTAATGCCATGGATGTTGGTGATCCAAGCAATTTTGTTCGTATTCGTCATATCTATGATAACGACACTACAAAACTTTCAGCAAACCTATCATCCTACACCTTTTCCGATGCACAAACAAGAGAGGCCATGCTAGAGTTGTACACCCAATATGGCTATGTTGCGGACCCACATGGAGCCGTTGGATATTTAGGTTTAAAAAAATACCAAGAACAGCATCCGGATACCTTCGGAATTTTTTTGGAAACAGCACATCCGGTTAAATTTTTAGAAACCGTTGAAGCTACCATTAATGAAAAAATAGCCATTCCTGAAAAAATCTTAAAACAAATGAACAGGAAGAAAAAATCTATTAAAATAGCAACCTACAATGAGATGAAACAATTTCTACTACAATAA
- a CDS encoding sugar nucleotide-binding protein has product MEKKKILILGASGFIGNAIYKELCNYFNTYGTYCNARRTFESNQQFYYYNLEEDDIFELLNKVKPDVIISALRGNFAAQIIAHEHLVAYVLQNVCKLYFISSANVFDAYSKYPSYETDKTLSESIYGRLKIKIENMLLRMPKEKMAILRVPMVFGNGSPRVKEMKATIANNEPVEVFPNLVMNVTHDSKLTQQIHFLVSKNKTGIFHLGSNDLVHHEEFIQEILKRVGNFNALFKRVYTTNEERYLAVLPKENLLPKNYQTTYEEIINDHVIG; this is encoded by the coding sequence GTGGAGAAAAAAAAGATACTTATTTTAGGGGCTAGTGGTTTTATTGGTAATGCCATCTATAAAGAGTTGTGCAACTACTTTAATACCTATGGCACCTATTGTAATGCGCGCAGAACCTTTGAAAGTAATCAGCAATTTTATTACTATAATTTAGAGGAAGATGATATTTTTGAATTATTAAATAAAGTAAAACCAGACGTAATAATTTCAGCCCTTAGAGGCAATTTTGCAGCACAAATCATCGCCCATGAACATCTTGTGGCCTATGTTTTGCAAAACGTCTGTAAGCTCTATTTTATTTCTTCTGCCAATGTCTTTGATGCTTATAGCAAATACCCATCGTATGAAACGGACAAAACCTTGTCTGAAAGTATTTATGGTCGCTTAAAAATAAAGATTGAGAATATGCTTTTGCGAATGCCCAAAGAAAAAATGGCGATTTTGAGAGTTCCCATGGTTTTTGGAAACGGTTCGCCACGCGTAAAAGAAATGAAAGCTACCATTGCCAACAATGAACCTGTTGAAGTGTTTCCTAATTTAGTAATGAACGTAACACACGATAGTAAACTTACCCAACAGATTCATTTTTTAGTAAGTAAAAATAAAACGGGTATTTTTCATTTAGGTAGTAATGACCTTGTGCATCACGAAGAATTTATTCAAGAAATTCTAAAGCGTGTAGGTAATTTTAATGCCTTATTTAAAAGGGTGTACACGACCAATGAGGAACGTTATTTAGCCGTTTTACCTAAAGAAAATTTACTGCCCAAAAACTATCAGACCACCTATGAAGAAATTATTAATGATCATGTAATTGGGTAA
- a CDS encoding 4a-hydroxytetrahydrobiopterin dehydratase, with translation MQKLNLVEIEKKLEQLEGWEFIDGALETSFEFENFKEAFSVMTRIAFECEAQGHHPDWSNVYNSLHIRLNTHDAEGVTEKDFKLAKTIESIIDSEQ, from the coding sequence ATGCAAAAATTAAATCTAGTAGAAATTGAGAAAAAATTAGAACAACTTGAGGGTTGGGAATTTATTGATGGTGCCTTAGAAACCTCTTTTGAATTTGAAAATTTCAAGGAGGCCTTTTCTGTGATGACGCGCATTGCTTTTGAATGTGAAGCACAAGGACATCATCCAGATTGGTCTAACGTGTACAATTCTTTACACATTCGCCTAAACACGCACGATGCTGAAGGGGTTACCGAAAAAGATTTTAAGCTGGCCAAGACTATAGAAAGTATTATTGATAGTGAACAATAA
- a CDS encoding 1-acyl-sn-glycerol-3-phosphate acyltransferase — protein sequence MKWKLVGDFPDIAKCVIIVVPHTSYADFFLGLLVRKVWNKEINFIGKASLFKPPIGWYLKWVGGAPIIRDKKSDTVAAIADIFKTKKVFRLALSPEGTRKKVTEWKTGFYYIAKTAQVPVVMVAFDFGHKQVKISKPYVTTNDKEADFKIYKTFFKGVIGRIPAKSFVMD from the coding sequence ATGAAATGGAAGCTCGTTGGCGATTTTCCAGATATTGCTAAATGCGTTATTATTGTTGTACCCCATACGAGTTACGCCGACTTTTTTCTGGGTTTATTGGTGCGAAAAGTATGGAATAAGGAAATTAATTTTATTGGAAAAGCTAGCTTATTTAAACCACCAATAGGTTGGTATTTAAAATGGGTAGGAGGTGCCCCCATCATTCGGGATAAGAAAAGCGATACTGTCGCCGCAATAGCAGATATTTTCAAAACAAAAAAAGTGTTCAGATTGGCCTTATCTCCCGAAGGAACCCGAAAAAAAGTAACGGAATGGAAAACGGGGTTCTATTATATAGCAAAAACTGCTCAAGTTCCCGTGGTTATGGTGGCGTTTGATTTTGGACATAAGCAAGTGAAAATATCAAAACCTTATGTAACTACTAACGATAAAGAAGCAGATTTTAAAATTTACAAAACTTTCTTTAAGGGAGTAATAGGCCGAATTCCGGCAAAGAGTTTTGTGATGGATTGA
- the kdsB gene encoding 3-deoxy-manno-octulosonate cytidylyltransferase, whose protein sequence is MKKIAMIPARLAASRFPAKLMQDLAGKPVILRTYEATVQTNLFDEVFVVTDSAQIYDLIVEAGGKAIMSKETHECGSDRIAEAVEHMDVDIIVNVQGDEPFTEKESLASVLQVFDEDPNQEIDLASLMVKITDWDEINNPNTVKVIVDKNNVALYFSRSLIPYPRAKDVHSTYYKHKGIYAFRKRALMDFKRWPMLPLEATEKIEAIRYLEYGKKLKMVETTVSGIEIDTPEDLERAIKAWK, encoded by the coding sequence ATGAAGAAAATAGCAATGATCCCCGCGCGATTAGCGGCTTCGCGTTTCCCCGCCAAACTTATGCAAGACTTGGCAGGAAAACCCGTAATTCTAAGAACCTACGAGGCGACAGTACAAACCAATTTATTTGACGAGGTATTCGTTGTCACCGATAGTGCTCAAATTTATGATTTAATTGTTGAAGCTGGTGGTAAGGCTATCATGAGTAAAGAAACGCACGAATGTGGTAGCGACCGAATTGCAGAGGCAGTGGAGCACATGGATGTTGATATTATTGTGAATGTTCAAGGAGATGAACCCTTTACCGAAAAGGAAAGTTTAGCCAGTGTTTTGCAAGTGTTTGATGAAGACCCAAATCAAGAAATAGATTTGGCCTCCTTAATGGTGAAAATAACCGATTGGGATGAGATCAATAATCCGAATACGGTAAAAGTCATTGTAGACAAAAATAATGTAGCCCTCTATTTTTCAAGATCACTTATTCCTTACCCAAGAGCTAAAGATGTACATAGCACTTACTACAAGCATAAGGGTATTTACGCCTTCAGAAAAAGAGCTTTGATGGATTTTAAGCGTTGGCCCATGTTGCCATTAGAAGCAACAGAAAAAATTGAAGCCATTCGTTATTTAGAGTATGGTAAAAAATTAAAAATGGTCGAAACTACAGTTTCGGGAATTGAAATAGACACCCCTGAGGACTTAGAAAGAGCGATAAAGGCATGGAAATAG